A single Lactuca sativa cultivar Salinas chromosome 8, Lsat_Salinas_v11, whole genome shotgun sequence DNA region contains:
- the LOC111915550 gene encoding uncharacterized protein LOC111915550, producing MDPPPPTTALHHHYQDSLESSSVSSPTSRHWDETLPPPKLRMMCSFGGHIIPRPHDKSLCYMGGETRIVVADRHTSLADLCCRLSTTLLNGRQFSLKYQLPSEDLDSLVSVSTDEDLDNMVEEYDRLNASNPSTKPARLRLFLFLSKPETAASMGSLLDDAKSETWFVDALNGAGLLPRGLSDSATIDNLLEHKDGTTQEDRDNYTESEIQRRRLDVQLNLPDSPLVETTSSFGSSSSSPSMSNLPPIKVRVDQMNQMAGLDEQLSQLNVNVLPPPVPVNNVSGWAAVVSSAGGGTTVSDDERSDHGAPGGGMRKPPLPLQPVQRKFGHDAYNLPSPDSKHGGAYGLHSPDSIASDSSIASANCHSKSTFTQDPNPSLTRDTGTPPATTQQVYPTTTAATMSTMNYQIPIQQIPDYADTQPPPPPQQQLNQDQQQQFYQTRPHYIHNQPPPPGSSYYPVYAPPPQMDHQQYPLYFLPVSQNHQYGMQMQSNPPDAATNPTAIPSSAAVPPLYPTKTAVQMSTTPGMIQIPSNQFQQQYVNVSHHPPTPLPNSSGGKYGYEYAHPTQDQVYYSNHHSVAAPLPSQYQTMSPASAMLLTQVSPPQQPASESAKQ from the exons ATGGATCCTCCACCACCCACCACCGCCCTCCACCACCATTACCAAGACTCCCTAGAATCCTCCTCCGTCTCCTCCCCCACCAGCCGCCACTGGGACGAAACTCTACCACCACCAAAACTCCGAATGATGTGCAGCTTCGGTGGACACATCATCCCTCGTCCTCACGACAAATCCCTCTGTTACATGGGCGGTGAAACCCGGATTGTTGTCGCCGATCGCCACACTTCACTTGCAGACCTTTGCTGCCGCCTCTCCACCACCCTCCTCAATGGCCGCCAGTTCAGCCTCAAATACCAGCTCCCAAGTGAAGATCTTGATTCACTTGTATCTGTCTCCACCGACGAAGATCTGGATAACATGGTGGAAGAATATGATCGGTTGAATGCATCTAATCCCTCAACAAAACCTGCTAGATTGAGATTATTCTTGTTCCTATCAAAACCCGAAACTGCAGCTTCCATGGGATCATTACTTGACGATGCAAAATCTGAAACGTGGTTTGTTGATGCATTAAACGGCGCCGGATTGCTCCCTAGAGGGTTGTCAGATTCTGCCACCATTGATAACTTACTTGAACATAAAGATGGGACGACTCAAGAGGATAGAGATAACTACACGGAATCTGAGATACAGCGTCGTCGTTTAGATGTGCAGTTAAATTTGCCGGATTCTCCGTTGGTGGAAACAACGTCGTCGTTTGGATCTAGCTCTTCATCTCCTTCAATGTCGAATTTGCCGCCAATCAAGGTTAGGGTGGATCAGATGAATCAGATGGCGGGACTGGATGAGCAGTTGTCACAGTTGAATGTGAATGTTCTTCCGCCGCCTGTTCCTGTAAATAACGTCAGCGGTTGGGCTGCTGTAGTGTCATCCGCCGGAGGTGGCACGACTGTTTCTGATGATGAGAGATCCGATCACGGAGCACCCGGTGGTGGGATGAGGAAGCCGCCGTTGCCGCTTCAGCCTGTGCAAAGGAAGTTTGGTCATGATGCTTACAACTTGCCTTCGCCAGACTCGAAGCACGGTGGCGCGTATGGATTACACTCGCCTGATTCCATAGCCAG TGATAGCAGCATTGCATCGGCAAACTGTCACTCGAAGTCCACATTCACTCAAGATCCAAACCCCTCATTAACCAGAGACACCGGAACTCCACCAGCGACCACCCAACAAGTCTAtcccaccaccaccgccgccaccaTGTCCACCATGAATTACCAAATCCCAATCCAACAAATCCCTGATTACGCTGACACacaaccaccgccaccaccacaacAACAACTTAACCAAGATCAACAACAGCAATTCTATCAAACTCGACCACATTACATCCACAACCAGCCACCGCCACCCGGTTCATCTTACTATCCGGTCTACGCCCCACCACCACAAATGGACCACCAACAATACCCGCTCTACTTTCTCCCGGTATCTCAAAACCACCAATATGGTATGCAAATGCAGTCCAACCCACCGGATGCCGCCACCAACCCCACCGCCATTCCATCTTCTGCCGCCGTCCCCCCACTTTACCCAACCAAAACCGCTGTCCAGATGAGTACAACACCAGGGATGATTCAAATCCCAAGCAACCAATTCCAACAGCAGTATGTGAATGTCTCTCATCATCCTCCTACACCATTGCCGAACTCGAGTGGTGGAAAGTACGGATATGAATACGCCCACCCGACCCAGGACCAGGTTTATTACTCGAACCACCACTCAGTGGCGGCACCATTGCCGTCACAGTATCAGACCATGTCTCCGGCATCAGCAATGTTGTTGACGCAAGTGTCGCCGCCTCAGCAACCGGCATCGGAAAGTGCCAAACAGTAG